TTTACTGATGTACATGCGTTACCCGCGATGAAACCGTATTGTAAATAAGAAATCTTTTGGGTGTGATGGAGGGCTTAACTGAATATTGAGACTAACTGATTAGCGTTCTGTTGAATAAGCGGCGTATTTTTACATGGGAGTATAGCGCGAATTAAAAAACAAAAAGAGACGCTCAATGCGTCTCTTTTATGTTTAAATCTGCTAATAATAAACCTTAACGAACTTTACGATCTTCTTGCATTAAGTCAGAAATTATTTTGTACACTTCGGTAATAGACTCGTCTGAAAGAGGTTTGTCTTCTACATCGTGTAACAATATTTTAGTCTGGTTTACATCATCAGTTTCTTTAAGCAGTAAACGATAATTGCCTTTTTTCAATGACAATTTTTCTTCGCTCCACAACGAGCTCCAGAAACCACCGCTTTCTTCTAAGTTAATATAAAACAAGCCTTTACTGTTATCGGTATCAACAACATCAAAGCCCATTTCAGGTAACACTAAGCGTAAACGGTCCCATACAGATTTATAGTTTGCATCGGCCAACCAATAAGCAGACTCGGTAGCATCAGTCACTAAATCGACTTTAATACCCAAGCTTTGCTCAATTCGCGCAGCACGAATAGCTTGATCACGCTTAACGCTCATGTAAGCAATCGCATTGTTTAGCATATCAGTGGTGTAACGACGCTTATCTTCACCGCTTAATAAGATTTTTTGATCTTTATCATCATAAAACTCTTGGTGTTCAACTAAGTCTATCGCCACAGAACCTGAGCGGCCATGAGGTTTTACGTCTACTTGAAAACGATAACGCTGACGTAATTGATATACTTTGTCGCTGCTCCACCAATTAGACTCGATGATTTCATCATTCTCAATCCAATCTGTTTCAATAAAACCTTCTTCAAAGTTTTCACTGAGAACGGCAATATTGTTTTTAGCTAAATAACCATCAATAACATCATAAATTTCTTGCTTTAAATCTGTGGTACTTTCAATAGATTCAATCACAACACGAATATTGTCACTGCTTTCTTCGATATGTGTACCTTCGGCCATTGGTAACACTTGTAATGGCGCACGAATATCGAGATTTTTACCAACAAGCAGCTTATTGACCTTATTGCTTACAGCAGGAATATCATATTCCTTGCTGTAAGTAGGCGTATTTAAGCCCTGTGGGATCGTTAATAATGGCGTAGTTTCTGCATTAACGAAATCATCATTACCATTCGCCTGACGGCGATCTAATGGCGTACTGCAAGCTGAAACAGCTGCAACAAGGAGTAACGGAGTGACTTTCTTTAACATGAATTTATTTTACCTCAATATGAGCTTGTTTCATTGTTTCTATTAACAGACCATGAAACTGCTCAGAAAGTTCAGTTAAAGGTAAACGAATATGACCATTAGCTATCAAACCCATTCTATGAACAGCCCATTTCACTGGGATTGGGTTGGCTTCACAAAATAACGAGCGATAAATCCCCATTAATGGTTGATCGATTGTTTCAGCTAATATTGCATCTTTGGCTAACGCAGCATCACACATGGTTTTAAACGCGTGCGGAACAATATTATTTGCCACAGAAATGACGCCATTACCACCAAGTAATAAAAACTCACGAGCTGTAGCATCATCACCGCTGTAAAGTAAGAAATCATCACCACACAGTTCACGTAAACGCGCAACACGGCTTAAATCGCCTGTGGCTTCTTTAACGCCGACAATATTACTCACACTTGATAACTCAGCAACAGTCTCTGGCTTCATATCAACAGCAGTACGACCTGGCACATTATAAAGAATTTGAGGAATGTCAGTACTAGCAGCAACGGCCGTATAATGGGCAATTAATCCCTTAGGCGTTGGTTTATTATAATAAGGGGTAACGCCAAGCATGGCGACAACACCTGATTTTTGCATTGATTTGGTTAATTCAATCGCTTCGGCAGTGGCATTTGCGCCATTACCACCAATAACAGGAATACGACCTGATGCAAACTTAACAGTTTGACTAACAACAGCTGCGTGCTCTGTCATCGGCAAAGTGGCAGACTCGCCTGTAGTACCGACAGCAACAATAGCATCAGTACCTTGTTCAATATGAAACTCAACAAGTCGTTCAAGACTTGCATAATCTACTGTGCCATCACTATTCATTGGTGTGATTAAGGCTACGATGCTTCCGTTTATCATCTATCTTCCCCACGGTTTCAGGATTCGCTATGTTACTGATGCCAACCACTAATGACAAGCTCTTCGGTAACCATAATCTTAAATAAGTCATTTATGCTATTTAATGCAGCGTAACCTAGCATCTTTGAAGCTATAGCGCTAAAAAATAATCACATTTATGTGAGTGATATAGGTTACTATATTGAGGTGTTTTAGCGAAAAATGATAGCATTAGCACCCGCACCAAAACTTATAAGCTTCGGCATAAGTTTTCGCTCTACGATATCAAAAAGTGAGGAAAATCCATGACCAATTTTCTGGTCGTTACGGCAATGGGCGCAGACCGTCCAGGATTAGTGAGTCGTTTAGCGCGTTTAGCAAGTGATTGTGATTGCGATATAGTCGACAGTCGTATGGCATTATTTGGTAATGAATTTACCCTAATTATGATGATATCAGGCTCTTGGTCAGCAATTACAAAAATTGAAAGTCTATTACCCGCCTTGAGCGTTGAACTTGAACTCATGACGGTTATGAAGCGAACGTCCAAACATACTCCAAAAAACTTTGTCTCTCGTATTGAAGTCATTTTTAATGGCGAAGACCAACGCGGAACCATGAAGAGTATTACTCAATTTTTGGCTGAAAGAGGCCTCGATTTAGCTGCAGTGCGCTCCCACGCTGATGACAATAACAATCTAAAAACCCAGTCTATTTTGTTAGCCATTAACATCCCTGAAAAAGTCAACTTATTGAAACTTGAACAAGGTATACATGAGTTGGCCGAGTCGATGTCATTAGAATGCAGTATTAAACGCATGCAGGGTATTGCGGCGCCTTAGTCCAATTTTTTATCTCGTTAGTGGTGAGCTTTTTTGCTAAAAATGATCTAATAATCAACTATATAGATAAGGGAACATAATGAATACATTACAAGTTGGTGACACAGCACCCAAATTCACCTTACAAAATCAAGCAGGCGAAAACGTGTCTTTACAAGATACCCTATCCAAAGGACCTGTGTTGGTATACTTCTACCCTAAAGCTTCTACACCTGGTTGCACAGTACAAGCACAAGGTCTACGCGATATCAAAGCTCAGCTTGATGACCTGAACGTAACCGTCTTTGGTATTAGCCCAGATCCTGTGGCTAAGCTGGCCAAGTTTGCCGACAAACAGCAACTCAATTTTGCCTTGTTAAGTGATGAAGACCACGCCGTTGCCGATGCTTTTGGGGTTTGGGGTAAAAAGCAGTTTATGGGAAAAATTTATGATGGAATTCAACGTTTGAGTTTTATTATTGGTACAGATGGCAAAGTAAGTCATTTACTTAACAAATTTAAAACTAAAGATCATCATCAAGTCGTGTTAACTACGCTAGCAGACTAATTTATTTGAGCTAATACATTTGAGTTAAATCACATGAAATATTTGCCTCAATAAACTGCTTGGTAAAGATAGCATCCAACAAAAAGGCTTAGCATTTAATTGCTAAGCCTTTTTCGTTTTTGCTATTGCGATATATTTAGCGCAATCGCCCTCATATTTAAACCGTTTTAGGCTCGTTTGTTGGTGCTGGCTTATCGTCATCTGCGGGGGTTACATCGTCAGTAGACTCTGTTGTTACCATTGCAACTTGCTTAGCCTTCTCTTTTGCGGCTAACTCTTTAGCCAGTTCAGAGGCTTCTTGCTTCACTAATGTCGCCTCTTCCTCAGCCAATAAGCGTGCCTTTTCCTGCTCTTCAAACTGTGCTAACTCTTCTTCTTTACGGCGTGCTTTTTCAATGGCACGCTGCTCTGCTTCTTGCGCTTCGCGAATAGCTCTTGCTTCTGCAGCCGCTTTTGCTTCTGCATCAGCTAATGCTTTAGCTTGGCGATCAGCTTCGTCATCTAATGCACGTTGAATAATCGCTTGGTCTTGCGCTTCTTGTGGCAATAAACTAATTAACTCTATGCCCACTGGCAGAACAATGGTTTCAACACCAGAAATCACTTTAACCTTGCCTTCTTTGGTTAAGTAAACCAACGGCATAGCAGATTCACCATAGCGTTTTTTAAAGTGCTCAAAGGTGAAGTTCTCAGTAATATTAGTGATTTTTAGTACTGCACCCTTTGCCATTAAGGTAGCAATTTTAGCGTAAGAAATATTTTCACCAAACAAACATAAGCGCTTTAAATAAGATTCAGACAACTGATGACGTGCACTAGCACTGTCGGCATTATTTAAACCATAGACTTTTTCTGTACCCATTAAATCCTGGAAGTGAAAAGTCACCAACGGATTTAACTGACGGTACGGCGACATCACGAGCACTCGACCGATACCACTTAAGTCCATGAAATTGGATGCATGCTCTGATGCTGGGTTACCAAAGTACACCGGAATATTGTCCATGCGCGCCTGGCGAATGCTGTCCCAGTTGTTATCCGCTAAAATGACTTTTATATTTTTAGAAATCAAAATTGAAGCCAACTCACGGGAAAACTTAGATGCACCAAAGATTAATAATCCTTGATTAGAGCCTTCTTTCACGCCTAAAAACGTCGCCCAACGACCTGCCGTTAAACTTTGAATAACCACGGTGCCGATAATGATTAAAAACACTAACGGTACAATTGAACTTGCGCCTTCTAAACCAACGGTTTCAAGTTTAATCGCAAACAATGATGAAATTGCCGCAGCAACAATACCCCGAGGTGCGACCCAACTTAAAAACCATTTCTCTTTCGAAGGCAAATTAGTCCCAAGTCCAGAAATCCAAATACTTAATGGGCGGGCAATAAACATAGTCACTAATAGTACGCCAATACCACCAAAGCCAAGGTCAAGCATGGCGCCAGAATCAAGACGTGCCGCTAACAGAATAAACAGTGCAGAAATAAGCAGTACGGTTAAGGTTTCTTTAAATTCTAGAATGTCGGCAATATCAACTCCGCGCATGTTGGCAAGCCAGATCCCCATCACCGTTACAGTTAATAGGCCCGACTCTTCTTGCATGATGTTTGAGCCAACAAAAATACCCAACATAATGGTTAACACGGCAGTATTTCGTAAATAATGAGGGAATAGATTTTTACGAATGGCCAAACCGGTAAGGTAACCCGCTAGTGCACCTAAACCAAAACCCAATACCAACGTCATGCCTAATGCGTAAAGCACATGGGTGGTTGGATCTGCCGTTACCGCAATATATTCAAATACCAATACCGCGAGTAATGCGCCAATTGGATCAATAACAATGCCTTCCCAACGAAGAATGCTGGCTAAATTTGATTTAGGTTGCACGGTGCGCAACATAGGCACAATTACTGTTGGGCCTGTTACGACTACTAACGCACCAAATAGCATGGCGATAGCCCAATCAAAACCTAGCAGAAAATGCGCAGCTGGTGCAATACATGCCCAAGTAATGAAAGCGCCAATAGTGACAAGGTGGGTCACCATTCGGCCATGTTCTTTAATTTCTTTAAAGTTAAGTGTCAGCGCACCTTCAAACAAGATAACCGCGACGCCTAACGAAATGATAGGAAACAATAAATCGCCAAAAATTTCATCTGGATCTAATATGCCTAACCCAGGCCCCAGCAGTAAACCACACAATAAAAGCGGTAAAATTGCTGGCAGACGTAACTTCCAACCAACCCATTGACACAAAAGCGATAGCACACCGATTAATGCCAGCATACCTGTGATGTGTTCAACCATATTTGTTTCCTTCTTTTTCGATACATTGCCACTAGCGTGTTATGCAATGCGCTTCACGATTATACGTGAACTGTAATATTTTCCTGGTTTATGATTTTATAACTTAAACCAAAAAGTTATTTTGATGTTAACGACTAACCTCAATTTAAATTTTTAACTCACCTTGGAAAGATCGTTTCTTCTTAAAGATAATAATGACAATATATCGGAATAAATTCAGCATATAACATACTAATTTCACTACAGGATCAAGCATTTTTTGATGGTTATCACATTTTTGTTTAATCACAAAATAACATATTAACTCTATAATTTAATTGTTAAATTTTTATGTCTGTTAATGATATAACCTTAATCTTAACGTCTAATAAATCAGCAAAAAAAACCTCGGCATTGCCAAGGTTTTATCTATTTAACAAAAAAAACAGCCGTTTATGCTATTGCGGTATCCTAACGTTACCTTCCATCAGCACCCTTGCACTGCGGCTCATAATGGCTTTTTTAACCTGCCATTGACCATCAACGAGTTGCGCTTGTGCGCCTACTCTAAGCGTGCCAGAAGGATGACCAAAGCGAACAGCAGTTCGCTCGCCACCCCCAGCGGCTAAGTTAACCAAGGTTCCCGGTATTGCAGCAGCAGTACCAATAGCCACAGCTGCAGTGCCCATCATCGCGTGATGTAATTTACCCATAGATAATGCGCGCACCACTAAATCGATATCATCCGTTGTCACGGTTTTACCACTTGACGACACATATTGTACTGGCGGTGCAACAAAAGCCACTTTAGGGGTATGCTGGCGGGCAATCGCTTCATCAATATGGTTAATTAAGCCCATTTTAACGGCGCCATAGGCTCGAATAGTTTCAAACATCGCTAAGGCTTTGTCGTCATTATTTATTGCGTCTTGTAACTCAGTACCCAGATAATTAATGTCAGCGGCATTAATAAAAATGGTCGGAATACCGGCATTAATCATGGTGACGTTAAAGGTCCCCACACCTGGCACGTCAAGTTCATCGACCACATTACCGGTTGGGAACATCGCCCCATCACCGTCAGCTGGGTCTAAAAACTCTACTTGGACTTCGGCTGCAGCAAACGTCACACCATCAAGTTCAAAGTCACCGGTTTCTTGCACTTCGCCGTTGGTAATAGGGACATAAGCAATAATGGTTTTGTGGATATTGGCTTGCCAAATACGCACGATTGCAGTGCCATTGTGCGGCACACGGCTTTTATCAATTAACCCATTACTGATGGCAAATGAGCCAACCGCTGCGGTTAAATTACCGCAATTACCGCTCCAATCAACAAACGGCTTATCAATCGAGACTTGACCAAATAAATAATCAACATCGTGATCGGCTTGAGTACTTTTAGATAAGATAACCGTTTTACTGGTACTAGACGTTGCGCCGCCCATACCATCGGTTTGTTTCGCGTAAGGATCTGGGCTACCAATCACGCGTAATAATAGCGCATCACGGGCAGCGCCGGGGACTTGAGCCGCCAGAGGGAGGTCAGTTAAACTGAAAAATACCCCTTTACTGGTGCCGCCGCGCATATAAGTCGCTGGAATTTTAATTTGTGGTAAATGAGCCATCACATATTCCTAAAATAACAAAAGACCAAACCGGCAACTTATAAATAAGCTTATAAGTTGCCGATTAAGTAAGGCACAACAATCAAATTATTACTTGGTTTCGTTGGCTAGAAAGTCTTGCGCGAACCGTTGCAAGACACCACCCGCTTCATAAATTGACAATTCTTCAGCAGTGTCAACACGACACTTAACCGGAATAGTCACTTGCTCACCATTTTTACGAGTCATAATCACTTGTAGCATAGCGCCCGGTTTGCGTTCGCCCACCACATCGTAAGTTTCGGTACCATCAATCTGATAAGTATGACGATTATGGCCTGCTGTGAATTCTAGTGGCAACACGCCCATACCGACTAAGTTAGTACGGTGAATACGCTCAAAACCTTCAGCAACAATCACTTCAACGCCAGCAAGACGCACGCCTTTTGCAGCCCAGTCACGTGACGAACCTTGACCGTAATCTGCACCAGCAATAATAATCAGTGGTTGCTTACGTTCCATATAGGTTTCAATGGCTTCCCACATGCGAGTGACTTGGCCTTCTGGTTCAACGCGGGCAAGGGAGCCCTGCTTAACCTTGCCATTTTCCTGCACCATTTCGTTAAACAGTTTAGGGTTAGCAAACGTGGCACGCTGCGCAGTTAAGTGATCGCCACGATGAGTGGCATAAGAGTTAAAATCAGCTTCTGGCAAGCCCATTTTATCTAGGTATGCACCTGCGGCACTGTCGAGCATAATCGCATTTGATGGCGATAAATGATCGGTGGTGATGTTGTCACCCAGCACTGCTAATGGACGCATACCTTTCATGGTGCGCTCACCCGCCAATGCTCCGTCCCAATAAGGTGGACGGCGAATATAAGTGCTTTGCGGACGCCAATCATATTGTGGATTTACGTGAGTGCCATACTCGACTTTAATGTCGAACATTGGCTCATACACTTTGCGAAACTGCTCAGGCTTAACACTTGTTTTAACAACTGCATCGATTTCTTCGTCGGTTGGCCAAATGTCTTTTAAGGTGACTTCTTGGCCTTGGTTATCGATGCCTAAAATATCTTTTTCAATATCAAAACGGATCGTACCGGCAATGGCATAAGCAATGACCAAGGGTGGTGATGCTAAAAATGCTTGTTTAGCATAAGGATGAATACGGCCGTCAAAGTTACGATTGCCCGACAACACTGCTGTGGCGTATAAGTCGCGATCAATCACTTCTTGTTGAATGACTGGATCAAGCGCGCCGCTCATGCCGTTACACGTGGTACAGGCAAAGCCGACAATGCCAAAACCTAAGTTTTCAAGCTCAGGCAATAAACCTGCTTCTTCTAAATACAATTGCACTGCTTTAGAGCCAGGCGCAAGCGATGATTTCACCCAAGGTTTACGTAATAAACCACGAGCATTAGCATTGCGAGCCAATAAACCGGCAGCAATCATGTTGCGTGGGTTACTGGTGTTAGTACAACTGGTAATAGCGGCAATAATCACTGCACCATCGGGCATTTTACCGGGTTCGTTTTCAACCACGCCACTAATACCACGCGCCGCTAATTCAGATGTCGGTACACGACTGTGTGGGTTAGACGGGCCTGCAATGTTACGACCGACAGATGACAAGTCAAAGTGTAATACACGTTCATACACAGCATTAGTTAAGGTATCAGCCCATAAACCCGCTTGCTTGGCATAGGTTTCAACTAGTTTAACTTGCTCGTCGTCACGGCCAGTTAACGTTAGATAATCGATAGTTTGTCTATCGATATAAAACATCGCCGCGGTGGCGCCGTATTCAGGCGTCATGTTAGTAATAGTAGCGCGATCGCCAAGGGTTAAATGGGTGGTACCTTCGCCATAAAACTCAAGATACGATGACACCACTTTTTGCGCACGTAAGTATTCCGTTAACGCCAGCACTATATCGGTAGCGGTAATACCAGGTTGTGGCTTACCTGTTACTTCAACACCGACAATTTCCGGTAAACGCATATAAGATGCTCGGCCGAGCATGACGCTTTCAGCTTCTAAGCCGCCCACACCAATGGCAATAACACCTAATGCATCTACATGAGGTGTATGGCTGTCGGTACCTACCAATGTGTCAGGAAACGCGACACCATTTAGCGAATGTACTACAGGCGACATACGCTCTAAGTTAATTTGATGCATGATGCCGTTACCCGGTTGGATAACATCAACGTTTTTAAATGCCGTTTTGGTCCAATTGATGAAATGGAAACGGTCTTCATTGCGGCGGTCTTCAATGGCGCGGTTTTTCTCAAACGCGTCTTTTTCAAAACCAGCATGCTCTACAGCCAGCGAGTGATCGACAATCAATTGAGTCGGTACTACTGGGTTCACTTTTGAGGGGTCGCCACCTTTTTCAGCAATCGCATCACGCAGGCCTGCTAAGTCGACTAATGCAGTTTGACCTAAAATATCATGACAAACCACACGGGCCGGATACCACGGGAAATCAAGGTCACTTTTGCGCTCAATCAGCTGCTTTAGCGAATCAGTAAGCATCTCTGGCGAACAACGACGAACTAGGTTCTCGGCAAACACACGAGAACAATAAGGTAGTTTGGCATAGGCACCAGGCTCAATCGCATCAACAGCCTCTTGGGTGTCAAAATAATCTAATTGGGTGCCAGGTAAGGCTTTACGGTATTGAGTATTCATAACTTCATCCACAATAAATATGAAAGGAATAAGCGCTAATCTAAATCGAAAAAAGCCGAGTCATCATAATGAGACTCGGCAAGTTGATTAACGTTGACTAATAGGCGTCACTTTACGAGGCTCACTGCCGACATAATCTGCACTTGGACGAATAATGCGGTTGTTCGATCGCTGCTCCATTACATGTGCAGCCCAACCGGTTAAACGTGAACAGACAAAGATTGGGGTAAATAACTTAGTTGGAATACCCATAAAATGATAAGCAGAGGCATGGAAGAAGTCAGCGTTACAGAATAACTTTTTGGTATCCCACATAAACTCTTCACACGCGACAGAGATGTCATATAAAGAGGTGTCACCGTTTTCATGAGCCAGCTTTTCAGACCACTTTTTGATAATCACATTACGTGGATCAGACTCGCTATAAATAGCATGACCAAAGCCCATGATTTTTTCTTTGCGTGCTAACATCAATGCCATTTGTACTTTAGCATCGGCTGGCGAGCTGAACTTTTGGATCATATCCATCGCCGCTTCATTAGCACCACCGTGCAGCGGGCCACGTAGTGAACCAATCGCACCGGTAACACAAGAATACATATCCGATAATGTTGAGGCACATACACGCGCGGTAAAGGTTGATGCGTTGAACTCATGCTCTGCATACAAAATTAACGACACATCCATTACACGGCGATGTTGCGCTGACGGCGTTTCACCGCGAAGCAGTTTAAGAAAATGTCCACCCAGAGAATCTTCATCTGTGGTGCAATCAATTTCTACACCCTCATGAGTGTAACGGTACCAAAAACACATGATGGCCGGAAATGCGGTTAATAAGCGGTTCGACGCTTTGTGTTGCTGAGTGAAATCGACTTCTGGCTCAAGGTTACCTAAAAACGAGCAACCAGTACGCATAACATCCATTGGATGAGCATCAGCAGGAATTAATTTTAATACCGCTTTTAGTGCATCAGGTAAATCACGCTGCGCTTTCAATTCTGCTTTATATGCAGTTAGCTGAGCTTGGTTTGGTAACTCGCCGTTAAATAATAAATAAGCGACTTCTTCAAAGGTAGCGTTATCGGCTAAATCAGAGACATCGTAACCGCAGTACGTTAGGCCTGAACCTGATTTACCGACTGTACATAATTTTGTTTCGCCAGCACTCTGACCGCGTAATCCTGCGCCTGATAATTTCTTGTCTACCATGATATCTTCCTTCTTATGCTTTTCACGATTTAGCCATGCTAAATCGCGATTGTAGGGTATTGTTATTTTAGTTGTAATCGAGTCTTGCTGTCGTACTGAGGCCGTTATTTATTTTTACCTTCGGCAAATAAGCTGTCTAATTTTTGTTCATAATCGTGATAACCCAAATAGTCGTATAAATCCATACGAGTTTGCATGGTATCTACCACTGCTTTTTGGTCGCCATCAGTTAAAATAGCACTGTAAACATTTTCAGCCGCTTTGTTCATTGCACGGAATGCACTCAATGGGTACAACACCATTGCCGCGCCCCACTCGCCTAATTGTTGCTTATTCCACAATTCAGTTTGGCCAAACTCAGTAATGTTAGCCAAAATAGGCACATCTAATGCTTCAGCAAAGGCGCGATAATGCTCTTCTGTTTTAATGGCTTCGGCAAAAATTCCGTCTGCACCGGCTGCCACGTACGCTTTAGCACGCTCGATAGCGGCTTCTAACCCTTCTTGAGCAAACGAGTCAGTACGCGCCATGATGAAAAAATCAGGGTCGGTACGGGCATCAACCGCCGCTTTAATGCGGTCGACCATTTCTTCTACTGGCACAATTTCTTTATTTGGACGATGACCACAACGCTTTTGCGCCACCTGGTCTTCCATGTGCACTGCTGCAGCGCCGGCCTTTTCCATGTCACGAATGGTTTTGGCAATGTTAAATGCCCCGCCCCAACCCGTATCAATATCCACCAGCAAAGGTAAATCACAGGCTGAAGTAATACGTTGCACATCTACAATGACATCATTAAGTGATGTCATGCCTAAATCCGGTAAGCCATAAGAGGCGTTAGCCACGCCGCCGCCAGACAAGTAAATGGCTTGATGACCAATTTGCTTGGCCATCATGGCGGCATAAGCATTAATGGTACCGACAATTTGCAGTGGTTTGTTGTTAGCTAATGCTTGACGAAATTTTTTACCTGCGCTCATGATATTTTCCTTATATGCAATTATGACCGTGGGCGTAACACGCCACACGCAAGACATTACGATAATTTGTGTTCGATATTATTTTTAGAATACATAATGTGGCGACGCATCAGCATTTCAGCTAATTCTGCATCACGATTTAAAATGGCCTGAACAATGTGTTTGTGTTCATCATAAGCGGTGGTCACACGCGGACCCGCCATGCCAAGTTGTACGCGATACATGCGCACTAAATGATAAATGCCATCAAACAGCATTGAAATTAGGTGTTTGTTTTTACTGCCTAAAATAATCCGATAATGAAAATCAACATCACCTGCTTCTTGATAATAAGACTCGCCGCCTTTAACTTCATCAAAGTGGGATTGTAATAAATGGTTCAAATCAGCGATTTCATCATCAGTCATGTTCTTTGCCGCTAAACGTGCCGCCATGCCTTCGAGTGATTCACGCACTTGATACAGTTCTATCAACCCTTGTGGAGATAACGCCACCACACGAGCGCCTACGTTGGCTTTACGCTCAACAATATGGCACGACTCTAAGCGGTTA
This region of Shewanella livingstonensis genomic DNA includes:
- the prpC gene encoding bifunctional 2-methylcitrate synthase/citrate synthase → MVDKKLSGAGLRGQSAGETKLCTVGKSGSGLTYCGYDVSDLADNATFEEVAYLLFNGELPNQAQLTAYKAELKAQRDLPDALKAVLKLIPADAHPMDVMRTGCSFLGNLEPEVDFTQQHKASNRLLTAFPAIMCFWYRYTHEGVEIDCTTDEDSLGGHFLKLLRGETPSAQHRRVMDVSLILYAEHEFNASTFTARVCASTLSDMYSCVTGAIGSLRGPLHGGANEAAMDMIQKFSSPADAKVQMALMLARKEKIMGFGHAIYSESDPRNVIIKKWSEKLAHENGDTSLYDISVACEEFMWDTKKLFCNADFFHASAYHFMGIPTKLFTPIFVCSRLTGWAAHVMEQRSNNRIIRPSADYVGSEPRKVTPISQR
- the prpB gene encoding methylisocitrate lyase, with translation MSAGKKFRQALANNKPLQIVGTINAYAAMMAKQIGHQAIYLSGGGVANASYGLPDLGMTSLNDVIVDVQRITSACDLPLLVDIDTGWGGAFNIAKTIRDMEKAGAAAVHMEDQVAQKRCGHRPNKEIVPVEEMVDRIKAAVDARTDPDFFIMARTDSFAQEGLEAAIERAKAYVAAGADGIFAEAIKTEEHYRAFAEALDVPILANITEFGQTELWNKQQLGEWGAAMVLYPLSAFRAMNKAAENVYSAILTDGDQKAVVDTMQTRMDLYDYLGYHDYEQKLDSLFAEGKNK
- a CDS encoding GntR family transcriptional regulator translates to MIQPITSADKTFVALRDDIVEGRIQAGSKLSETELSTKYAVSRAVIREAINRLESCHIVERKANVGARVVALSPQGLIELYQVRESLEGMAARLAAKNMTDDEIADLNHLLQSHFDEVKGGESYYQEAGDVDFHYRIILGSKNKHLISMLFDGIYHLVRMYRVQLGMAGPRVTTAYDEHKHIVQAILNRDAELAEMLMRRHIMYSKNNIEHKLS
- the acnD gene encoding Fe/S-dependent 2-methylisocitrate dehydratase AcnD, whose translation is MNTQYRKALPGTQLDYFDTQEAVDAIEPGAYAKLPYCSRVFAENLVRRCSPEMLTDSLKQLIERKSDLDFPWYPARVVCHDILGQTALVDLAGLRDAIAEKGGDPSKVNPVVPTQLIVDHSLAVEHAGFEKDAFEKNRAIEDRRNEDRFHFINWTKTAFKNVDVIQPGNGIMHQINLERMSPVVHSLNGVAFPDTLVGTDSHTPHVDALGVIAIGVGGLEAESVMLGRASYMRLPEIVGVEVTGKPQPGITATDIVLALTEYLRAQKVVSSYLEFYGEGTTHLTLGDRATITNMTPEYGATAAMFYIDRQTIDYLTLTGRDDEQVKLVETYAKQAGLWADTLTNAVYERVLHFDLSSVGRNIAGPSNPHSRVPTSELAARGISGVVENEPGKMPDGAVIIAAITSCTNTSNPRNMIAAGLLARNANARGLLRKPWVKSSLAPGSKAVQLYLEEAGLLPELENLGFGIVGFACTTCNGMSGALDPVIQQEVIDRDLYATAVLSGNRNFDGRIHPYAKQAFLASPPLVIAYAIAGTIRFDIEKDILGIDNQGQEVTLKDIWPTDEEIDAVVKTSVKPEQFRKVYEPMFDIKVEYGTHVNPQYDWRPQSTYIRRPPYWDGALAGERTMKGMRPLAVLGDNITTDHLSPSNAIMLDSAAGAYLDKMGLPEADFNSYATHRGDHLTAQRATFANPKLFNEMVQENGKVKQGSLARVEPEGQVTRMWEAIETYMERKQPLIIIAGADYGQGSSRDWAAKGVRLAGVEVIVAEGFERIHRTNLVGMGVLPLEFTAGHNRHTYQIDGTETYDVVGERKPGAMLQVIMTRKNGEQVTIPVKCRVDTAEELSIYEAGGVLQRFAQDFLANETK